Proteins from one Triticum aestivum cultivar Chinese Spring chromosome 7A, IWGSC CS RefSeq v2.1, whole genome shotgun sequence genomic window:
- the LOC123146861 gene encoding probable calcium-binding protein CML25/26: MNSRPIMAVPSVFAAFDEDGDGKVSASELRRCMEATLGEDVSEEEAAAVLVTVDVDGDGLLNQKEFSRLTAGAGAQEEDDADVKRRCLREAFGMYASSPTEDTITPASLRRTLSRLGSHELGVEECRAMICRFDLDGDGKLSFDEFRVMMMA, encoded by the coding sequence ATGAATAGTCGCCCGATCATGGCGGTGCCGTCGGTGTTCGCCGCCTTCGACGAGGACGGCGACGGCAAGGTGTCCGCGTCCGAGCTGCGACGCTGCATGGAGGCGACACTGGGCGAGGACGTgtctgaggaggaggcggcggcggtcctCGTGACGGTGGACGTCGACGGCGACGGACTGCTAAACCAAAAAGAGTTCTCGAGGCTGACAGCCGGCGCCGGTGCTCAGGAAGAGGACGATGCCGACGTGAAGCGAAGGTGCCTGAGGGAGGCGTTCGGGATGTACGCGTCGTCGCCCACGGAAGACACGATTACGCCGGCGAGCCTGAGGCGGACGCTGAGCAGGTTGGGGTCGCACGAGCTGGGCGTGGAGGAGTGCCGGGCAATGATCTGCAGATTCGACCTCGACGGCGACGGCAAACTCTCCTTCGACGAGTTCCGGGTCATGATGATGGCCTGA
- the LOC123146862 gene encoding probable calcium-binding protein CML25/26 — translation MAVLSVFAAFDKDGDGKVSVSELRRCMEATLGEDVPEEEAAVILAAVDADGDGLLNQEEFSRLAAAGTHEEDNADIKRRCLREVFGMYASSSAEDMITPASLRRTLTRLGSHELRVEECRAMICRFDLDGDGKLSFDEFRVMMMV, via the coding sequence ATGGCGGTGCTGTCGGTGTTCGCCGCCTTCGACAAGGACGGCGACGGCAAGGTTTCTGTGTCCGAGCTACGGCGCTGCATGGAGGCGACGCTGGGCGAGGACGTgcccgaggaggaggcggcggtaaTCCTTGCAGCGGTGGACGCGGACGGCGACGGGCTGCTAAACCAAGAAGAGTTCTCGAGACTGGCCGCCGCTGGCACCCATGAAGAGGACAATGCCGACATCAAGCGAAGGTGCCTGAGGGAGGTGTTCGGGATGTACGCGTCGTCGTCTGCGGAAGACATGATTACGCCAGCGAGCTTGAGGCGGACGCTGACCAGGCTGGGGTCGCACGAGCTGCGCGTGGAGGAGTGTAGGGCAATGATCTGCAGGTTCGACCTTGACGGCGACGGCAAACTCTCGTTCGACGAGTTCCGGGTCATGATGATGGTCTGA
- the LOC123146863 gene encoding probable calcium-binding protein CML25/26 encodes MNSHSIMAVSSVFAAFDKDGDGKVSASELRRCMEATLGESVSEEEAAAVLAAIDADGDGLLNQEEFSRLAAGAHEEEDDADVKRRCLREAFGMYAEDTTTTVITPASLRRTLSRLGSHELGVEECRAMICRFDLDGDGKLSFDEFRVMMMA; translated from the coding sequence ATGAATAGTCACTCGATCATGGCGGTGTCGTCGGTGTTCGCCGCCTTCGACAAGGACGGCGACGGCAAGGTCTCCGCGTCCGAACTGCGGCGCTGCATGGAGGCCACGCTGGGCGAGAGCGTGTCCGAGGAGGAAGCGGCGGCGGTCCTTGCGGCGATTGATGCCGACGGCGACGGGCTGCTAAACCAAGAAGAGTTCTCGAGGCTGGCCGCCGGCGCCCATGAAGAGGAGGACGATGCCGACGTGAAGAGAAGGTGCCTGAGGGAGGCGTTCGGGATGTACGCGGAAGACACGACGACAACGGTGATTACGCCGGCGAGCCTGAGGCGAACACTGAGCAGGCTGGGGTCGCACGAGCTGGGCGTGGAGGAGTGCCGGGCAATGATCTGCAGATTCGACCTTGACGGCGACGGCAAACTCTCGTTCGACGAGTTCCGGGTCATGATGATGGCCTGA